The following proteins are encoded in a genomic region of Gimesia algae:
- a CDS encoding DUF1559 family PulG-like putative transporter, giving the protein MKILKNNAISTIEILVILMISAILAILLFPEVQQGRTSARREFFRSQMKQIGLALHQYQADYGCLPPPVVKNEQGVALHSWRALLLPYLKSARHLKNRQLDYHFDEPWNSPHNQELAAKNRDLYQLDWPPQTGTRRRSKLVAVVDDSTFWSDSSQCRKLPDEIDREHHILLIEIPGNTPSWNTPTDITLDELLAWSRQDLFDDYGPLALFADRHIEWLSPKELQGGNLWKKLQRTDAK; this is encoded by the coding sequence ATGAAAATCTTGAAAAACAACGCGATCAGCACGATTGAGATTCTGGTCATCCTGATGATCAGCGCGATTCTTGCAATTCTGTTGTTTCCCGAAGTACAACAGGGCAGAACCAGTGCCCGCCGCGAATTCTTTCGCAGTCAGATGAAACAGATTGGACTGGCACTCCACCAGTATCAAGCAGACTATGGTTGTCTGCCTCCCCCGGTGGTGAAGAATGAGCAGGGTGTCGCACTACACAGTTGGCGGGCTTTGCTGCTGCCTTACTTGAAGTCTGCCCGCCATCTCAAAAACCGCCAACTGGATTATCATTTTGATGAACCCTGGAACAGCCCTCATAATCAAGAACTCGCTGCGAAGAACAGAGATCTATATCAACTCGACTGGCCGCCTCAAACAGGGACGCGACGAAGATCAAAGCTGGTAGCGGTCGTTGATGATTCAACTTTCTGGAGTGATTCATCTCAATGTCGCAAGTTGCCCGACGAAATTGATCGCGAGCATCACATCTTACTCATTGAAATCCCAGGGAATACCCCGAGCTGGAATACTCCAACGGATATCACGCTGGATGAATTACTGGCGTGGAGCAGACAGGATTTATTTGACGACTATGGCCCCCTGGCATTATTTGCCGATAGACATATCGAGTGGCTTTCTCCCAAAGAACTGCAAGGAGGCAACTTATGGAAAAAACTACAGCGTACTGATGCAAAGTAA